From a region of the Marasmius oreades isolate 03SP1 chromosome 7, whole genome shotgun sequence genome:
- a CDS encoding uncharacterized protein (MEROPS:MER0016542), translating to MSPSCFSLFKPKSGRQEQPHDSEKLPPSYEATSTVSTLISATEDWKCYEEEHSDRLDTTQRLEQLRGLMKQHGIDYYVIPTDDAHQSEYVAPADKRRQFITGFTGSAGQAVVSADKAYLVTDSRYWLQAERELDSNWELVKSRGPGLPKDWTEWLPFHARNSRIGIDGRYIPHSTAVLLAARLERLGSELVYPEDNFVDSIWKDRPSRSQERVFLHPLKFTGEHARDKLRRLREWIRQQPEDLFASDDCEQPVATVISSLSHIAYILNLRGRDIPYHPVFFSYLFVGLARTTLFVHSTKVCEGVQLYLSSLDVDIRPYDDIWGYLKSREWGKEGKVVIAPQTSHAIARAISSSKLSVLPSQVETMMSIKNETEIEGFRRAYLRDGACFSRFLAWLEAEIVKGTKLTEWEAAEWLNKERFKTENNMGLAYENISASGPNAASPHYGPTKETAGLIDTLTPYLNDSGGQYLDGTCDTTRTVHFGTPADDQCEAYTRVLQGHIAIDTAIFPEGTTGLQLEVLARNKLWKEGLTYLHGTGHGFGSYMNVHEGPQGFGIHVPFRLGHVVTNEPGFYQPEQFGVRIESSLVVKKVRTKGNFGGDIWLGFERLTRVPIDTRMVKRELLTTDERRWLKDHNDMCLKDLTPLLKNDKCAMEWLERQARLADALLH from the exons ATGTCCCCTTCCTGCTTTTCTCTGTTCAAGCCCAAGTCGGGTCGACAGGAGCAACCTCACGACTCTGAGAAACTGCCTCCTTCATACGAGGCAACCTCTACCGTTTCGACGTTGATCTCTGCGACCGAAGACTGGAAATGCTACGAGGAAGAGCACAGTGACAGGCTGGACACGACTCAGAGATTGGAACAACTCCGAGGCTTGATGAAACAACATGGGATTGACTATTA CGTCATACCGACCGACGATGCTCATCAATCCGAATATGTTGCACCAGCCGATAAAAGAAGACAATTTATAACAGG CTTCACTGGTTCTGCTGGCCAAGCCGTCGTTTCAGCAGACAAGGCGTATCTTGTCACGGACTCGCGATACTGGCTCCAAGCAGAACGCGAGTTGGACAGCAACTGGGAGCTGGTAAAGTCCAGAGGGCCTGGTCTACCCAAAGATTGGACCGAGTGGCTTCCA TTTCATGCTAGGAATTCACGCATCGGAATCGACGGTCGCTATATACCACACTCGACCGCTGTTCTTCTGGCTGCACGACTCGAGCGATTAGGCTCCGAGTTAGTCTATCCTGAAGATAACTTCGTCGATTCCATTTGGAAAGATAGGCCTTCTCGAAGCCAAGAACGTGTATTCCTTCACCCTCTCAAGTTCACAG GCGAACATGCCCGTGACAAACTGAGGAGGTTGCGCGAATGGATCAGACAACAGCCCGAAGATCTGTTTGCCTCCGATGACTGTGAACAACCAGTCGCAACGGTGATTTCTAGCTTGTCTCATATCG CGTACATCCTGAATCTGCGAGGACGAGACATTCCATACCATCCtgtcttcttttcttatctCTTCGTAGGCTTAGCTCGCACAACCCTTTTTGTTCACTCAACGAAGGTTTGCGAGGGGGTTCAATTGTACCTGTCCTCTCTTGATGTCGACATTAGACCGTACGACGATATTTGGGGATATTTGAAGAGTCGGGAATGGGGCAAGGAAGGCAAG GTGGTCATAGCACCGCAGACATCGCATGCAATTGCTCGTGCGATTTCATCTTCCAAGCTATCAGTATTACCTTCCCAAGTGGAGACTATGATGTCCATCAAGAATGAGACCGAGATTGAAGGTTTCAGGAGAGCCTATCTTAGAGATGGTGCTTGCTTT TCTCGTTTCCTTGCGTGGCTCGAGGCTGAAATAGTGAAGGGCACCAAGTTAACAGAGTGGGAGGCTGCGGAGTGGCTCAACAAGGAACGATTCAAGACCGAAAATAACATGGGACTAGCTTATGAGAACATAAGTGCTTCGGGTCCTAACGCTGCTTCCCCTCATTATGGGCCAACTAAGGAGACGGCGGGACTTATCGACACTCTCACCCCTTATTTGAA CGACTCCGGAGGACAATATCTCGATGGTACTTGCGATACAACCCGGACAGTACATTTTGGAACGCCCGCCGACGATCAGTGTGAAGCTTATACACGGGTGTTGCAAGGACAT ATTGCAATAGACACTGCTATATTTCCAGAAGGAACCACAGGCCTGcaacttgaagttttggcACGCAATAAGTTGTGGAAGGAGGGGCTGACTTACCTG CACGGCACTGGACACGGATTTGGGTCTTACATGAACGTACATGAGGGACCACAGGGATTTGGGATTCATGTTCCTTTCAGGTTGGGTCATGTCGTCACGAACGAGCCTGGATTCT ATCAACCGGAACAATTCGGTGTTCGAATCGAATCATCTCTTGTCGTGAAGAAAGTCAGG ACCAAGGGAAACTTTGGTGGCGATATTTGGCTTGGATTTGAACGTTTGACTCGTGTTCCCATTGATACTCGGATGGTGAAGAGAGAATTGCTTACGACAGATGAGAGACGATGGCTGAAG GATCATAACGACATGTGCCTGAAGGACTTGACTCCGTTACTCAAGAATGATAAATGCGCGATGGAATGGCTCGAACGACAAGCTCGCCTCGCCGATGCACTTTTGCATTAG
- a CDS encoding uncharacterized protein (BUSCO:EOG09263EDC), whose protein sequence is MSPSHDGLKPTFVQSLLSGGAAGTAVDLLFFPIDTIKTRLQSVQGFARAGGFKGVYKGVGSVVIGSAPGAAAFFTTYDFLKHNLPTTIVSTNPNVSAPFNHMIAASIGEVAACLVRVPTEVIKTRAQTGRFGASNHSSLSTFRMTIAKEGFSGLYRGFGITLMREIPFTSLQFPLYEFLKSRLADHFNRPTNQPRLYAHEAAICGSIGGGFAAAVTTPLDVLKTRVMLDIRTSGQARLSLYSRLTGIYQKEGLSALFSGLVPRTMWISAGGAVFLGAYEWAMGGLMTSGIGS, encoded by the exons ATGTCGCCGTCACACGACGGCCTAAAGCCTACATTTGTTCAGTCCCTTCtg TCTGGCGGTGCAGCAGGAACCGCGGTTGATCTACTCTTCTTCCCAATCGACACTATCAAGACCCGCTTACAATCAGTCCAAGGTTTCGCTCGTGCAGGAGGTTTCAAAGGCGTTTACAAAGGTGTTGGAAGTGTCGTTATTGGAAGTGCACCCGGTGCAGCAGCGTTTTTCACCACTTATGATTTCCTCAAACACAACCTACCAACAACAATCGTATCCACAAATCCGAATGTCAGTGCACCATTCAATCATATGATAGCAGCATCCATTGGTGAAGTC GCTGCATGCCTTGTACGAGTACCCACCGAGGTCATCAAAACTCGTGCCCAAACGGGTAGATTCGGTGCCTCGAACCATTCTTCGCTGTCAACATTCAGGATGACGATCGCAAAAGAAGGCTTCAGTGGTCTTTACAGAGGTTTCGGGATCACCTTGATGCGGGAG ATCCCGTTCACTTCTCTCCAGTTTCCTTTGTATGAATTTCTCAAATCCCGTCTTGCGGATCACTTCAATAGACCGACAAATCAACCTCGACTCTACGCCCATGAAGCAGCAATCTGTGGTTCCATTGGGGGAGGTTTTGCTGCTGCAGTCACCACACCCTTGGACGTACTGAAAACTAGAGTCATGTTAGATATTCGA ACCTCCGGCCAGGCGAGGCTCTCTCTGTACAGCCGACTGACCGGAATATACCAAAAAGAAGGGTTAAGCGCACTGTTCTCTGGCTTAGTACCGCGAACGATGTGGATATCCGCAGGTGGGGCTGTCTTTCTTGGGGCCTATGAGTGGGCAATGGGTGGATTGATGACTTCTGGTATCGGAAGTTAG